A window of Hemiscyllium ocellatum isolate sHemOce1 chromosome 35, sHemOce1.pat.X.cur, whole genome shotgun sequence genomic DNA:
TGACCTTGTACAGCTCTGCGGTCCAGCAAtgaccctgtacagctgtgttacccagcagtgaccctgcacagcagtgtgtcccagcagtgatcctgcacagctcTGTGGTCCAGCAATGACGCTGcatagctgtgtgacccagcaatgaccctgcacagctgtgtgacccagcagtgaccctgtacagctgtgtgacccagaaGTGAtcatgcacagctgtgtgacccagcagtgaccctgtaagctgtgtgacccagcagtgaccctgtacagctgtgtgacccagcaatgaccctgcacagctgtgtgacccagcaatgaccctgtacagctgtgtgacccagcagtgaccctgcacagctgtgtgacccagcagtgaccctgtacggctgtgtgacccagcaatgaccctgcacagctgtctgacccagcaatgACCCTGCAGAGCTGTATGATTTTGCTGTTTAGTAACAAACGTATCTGGACATTGGAGTTAATTCtgagaaaaatgaacaaacagtaaaattcgaAGCTGACCTTTGAGAAACCATGTGGGGATCTCACAACAAGGGAGCAGTGAAGTGGCTAACTTTAAAATGTAACCTAACTGTGGTTTTTGGTAACTCTACAACAGTGAGTGCAATGGGTactttttgattatatgtttttattgagATCTCTCTCTTCAATAAACTTTAAAGATATAAAACACAGGTACTAAGTTATCCTTTTTTGAGTGGTACAACAAGGCTATTTACTGCGTCAGTCGATTAAGGTATAAAGATAgcttttagtagagtgatgtgctcttcctgttggatgtgggagattggGAGAGTTTCCAAGTTACTGATgattacatctgcaggaagtgtgttgtTTGCGAATTCTATCGGATTGGTGAGAGTGGCAGGTTGAggaaatgaggaatttacaggagctggggTGTGGTGGATGGCAGTTTAAGGAAGGGAGGAAttctgcacagacagtcaggtagatgggttaactccaggaaaggtaggcagatagtgcaggagtctcctgtgggtattcccatctcaaacaagtatgttgttttggaaaatgtaggaggtgatgggctctcagggaaatgtagcaccAAGTTTTTAGTagtgagactggctctaatgtaacaaggCAGTATGTCTCCTTCAAAGTGATTTCTTGTAactaagaggattgatgtgggcagagtggtggatgtgatccaaatggacttcagcaaggcattcaacaagcttccgcatggtagactgattagcaaggttagatcacatggaatacagcgagaactagccatttggatatagaactggctcaaaggtagaagacagaggatggtagtgaagggttgcttttcagactggaggcctatgaccagtggagtgccacacggaTCAGTGCCTGGGTTCATtgatttttatcatttatataaatgatttggatgtgaacacaggaagtATTGTTGGtttgtttgcagatgacgccaaaattgtaGGTGTTGCAGACAGCAGCgatggttatctcagagtacaacaggatcttggcgaGATGGGCCAGTGGATGAAGAGTGGCAAATAGAGGTTGATTTAAATAATGtaagatgctgtattttggaaaggcaaatcaggcaggacttatgcacttaatggtaaggtccgagggagtgttgctgaacaaagagaccttggagggcaggttcatagttccttgaaagtgaagttgcagtcagataggaaagtgaagaaggcatttagtatgcttttcctttattggtcagagcattgagtataggggttgggaagtcatgttgtacaggacattggctaggccactttcgGAAGATtttgtgcaattcaggtctccctcctcaaggaaggatgttgtgaaatgtgaaatggTGTAGAAataattcacaaggatgttgccagggttggagggtttgatttaaagggagaggctgagtaggctagggctgttttccctggagtgtcggaggctgaggggtgacctcatagaggtttataaaatcatgtgaggcatggatcgggtaaatagacaaggccttttcgcTGGAGTGGGGGAgctcagaactagagagcataggtttagggtgagaggggaaagatataatggaTGCCaaaaggggcaatattttcatgcaaagggtggtacatgtatggaatgtgctgccagaggaagtggtggaggctgatatggttacaacatttaaaattcatctagatatgtgtatgaataggaagggtttagagggatacgggccaagtgcaggcaaaagGCACTAGATATAGATGaattggattgaatggcctatttccatgctgtacatctctataactatgaCTCATTCTAAAAGCTGCAATTGTGACTTCCTGCTTCCTGATTAATCTTAAATCTTCCCAATTTtgacaaaactcagcaggtcgggccGTATCTGTGGGAGAGAAAACAGCGTTAACCTTTCAAGTCCCCTTCTTTAGAACAGGAACATTGAATAGGGAACTggacagattcctgaagaagcagggaatagagggatatggagtgTGTGGAGGCAGACGGGTTTTAGTTCAGAAAGGTTTCATGCATCggtacaggcttgatgggccgaagagcctgttccagTAATGAACTGTTGTTTGTTAAaatactaactctgctttctctccagggatgctgccagatgtgctgagtttctccagcaattcctgttgtcGCTTCAGATTTGTAGccttcacagttctttgtttgataTTAGTAACTTGTGCTTTGTATAAAAGGACAATGATTGAAGTATTATTACTGATCTGAGGCCTTTTTGTAATGGAATTCTGTGTTTATTCACAGGTCAGCCTTTTGAAACTGCACAGATTATGTATTTGGCTGTGAGCAATATCATCTGTTCCATCATATTTGGAGACCGTTTTGATTATAACAATGAAGTATTTATCCATCTAACAAGCATGGTTAATGAGAACACGAGACTGTTGGGAACAGCTCCAATCCATGTAATTGTCGTTTTGTGGGATTGTACTCAGGCTGATTGTTGAGGTCATTTGCAATTTGTTGTGCGTGACTATTTCCACATCTGACTTGTTACAGGTTGAAGACTCTTGTTAACATTGTGTCTCAGTCATAAATGCTGATATGTGAGACAGGCTTACGTGGGCTAAATTGGAAAACGTTTGGTCAGAAAATAAACATGGaaatctattttaaaataaagcaaagaactgcggCATTGCTGGCAGTcagaaaattgctggaaagacccAGGAGGTCTGgtagcctctgtggagagaaagactCAGGTCCAATggccctccttcagcactgacgaAGTTAACCTGGCCTGGCACTGAACGTGTTGTCACCATTATGAGTTTTCTGAACTCATTTAGAATGAAATGAGACattttatagaatcacagaaagaTTCCCCTGAAGTGGAATCATTCTCCCAGACTCTTGATATGGAGAGGGgttgggtgggttggtgggggtcgGGGTGTTGTTGGGGGGGGTGCGAGGTGGGGTAATGCTTTCAAGAGATGTGATTCCCTCAGCTTCTCACATGAAGGAAAATGATGCAAGTGACATCAACCTGGGGGAACCGGTTTCAAATCCTGCTGTGCTGGATGGCGGAATTTCAATTCACTTTAACAATACAAATCTGAATTTAAGAATATAATGATGAATATAATTGGCAAGAAAATCCCAGCTGGTCCACTAATTTGGaggaaatttgctgtccttacttggCCTGATCTGCATCTGATTTTTGGAATCCATGTGTAACAGATGATAGCTGATAGGTCACCCATTCTGGACGAGAGCCAAAGCACTCAAACTAAAACTGTAAATTTGGAGGGTTTGTGGGTTGGGATGGGGGCACTGAGGAGAGGAGAGGAAGTTGCAGTGTTGCCATGACAATCTCCTATCTCCCATGAAGCGTCACTGAAGGTAAGTAGTTGCTGCACTGACCGTGGACGAGCGATCACCGGATCCTCCAAAGGCCTGATCCTTATGTTCTTGTTCCAATCCAGCTGGTCAACTCTTATCCATCTCTGGGATTTCTGATTCCGAGCCGCAGGAAAATGATTCAAAATCAAGTGAAGATGCATGAAATCATTGAAGGTTTCTTCAAAGCTGCCAAAGAGACGTTGAGCGAGAACAGTATCCAGACACTCAGCGAGGCCTTAATTCTGAGGCATCAGCAGGTACAGAGACACACCTCTTCAGCAGTAAGGGGAATCTCCCCAGATTTCAGACTCCACACCAGGACTTTGTGGGTTTTGATGGAGGAAGATTCTGTGTTAAACATCTGTTAAAATGTCGCTCAGTGCTGCCCCTAGTTTCTGGATACAACTACGAATGTGTAACTTCAAGCGCTCACTGTATCTGATCATTTATCTCATCATAGTGCTCATGACATCACATGGATGGTAAATGTGTCCAGAATATCGCATTGATGGTGTGTGAGCTTCAATCTTGCGAAGTCAACACGGAAAGTCTCCTGAGTAATATAACTGAGGAGAGGTCTGTCCTTACTTTACATATTATTTTCCCCAAACACTGCCCTTGAAATTACACTTGATCTGTtgttcagtgctttggagccacACTATTCTCATTTTGACGGGGAAATCAATCTCTTTAATGAATTTAAACTCCACATTCATTAAGTCCTGCCCCTTCATCTCTGCTGTGCTGCCAGAGTGGATTGAAACCTAATGGTGAACTCAGACAGGAAAGGCAACTTTCCTTCAGAGAATTGGAGGGTGATACAGCAGAGGGGAAGGTCACTCGGCCCATCATATtctttccccactgccctgtCACTTATTTCCCTTCAAGTATATCCCCGACTCTTGTGTGAATGTAGCTTTGTGTCTATGTCAGGAATTCCAGTCACTCAGCATCGCATTGCAGTAGATTGTTCCTTGTTGCCCCCTCTGTCTGCACTTGTCCCTGACCCACCCTGCTCCTGCAATCAGTCTCTCCTTATTTATCCAGTCAAACCCATTCATGATTTCCAACggctctatcaaatctccccttgaTCTTCTCCCCTTCGGTAAATCTGTCCTGCACCCACACCCCAGCATTGACATTTTCCCAAAAGTGTGacaccagaactggacgcaatattccaactgaggCCTCACCCGATTTTTATATATCTTTGTATATAAAACAGAATGGTGTGGGTTAACTTCCTGATGTACGGACTCAGTCCAACAAAAGCTGTAAAGTTGCTTTAAAGGACTTCtcgacctgtccctccaccttcaAATTGGTGAAGTCTATtgcctccccaaagcctgaccatGAGTGAGTGTATTTCTCCTCCCTTCACTTCCCAGCCctgcattgtattccatctaccaacTCTGTCATTGTCATCGTGACATTCATGACCAGAGGCTGGTAGGATCACTATCCTTGGGCACATTTACCCCTGTCCAGACATTTATGGAGCTGAATATTTTCCTGAAGGAGGCGACACACActcctttgtttcattttgtctTGAAGGAGCTGGGAGGTGAAGATTTAGAGAGTAAGAAAAAGGATATCGTGGTTACAATCATTGACCTGTTTGGTGCTGGAACAGAAACCACCTCTACTACCCTCTGCTGGGGACTTCTTCTGATGGTAAACTACCCAGAAATCCAGAGTAAGGAATCCTTCCCTCTGTGTTTGTTAGTTTGGTGGTTGTGTCTAAATTGGCATCTGATTCTAATATAATATTGTTGGTTGTATAATTGTATCTTGTTGCTTGTAGTGTATATAAATGGTTGGGAGGGGAATTCAGACATGGTCTGATTGatacatttgtggatgacacaaagttcAGGCATGCTGTGGATGgtaaggaggattgtcagaggatacagcaggatagagattggttggagagttgggtggagatggcagatggattttaatccagacaaatggaaggtgatgcatttcgggagatctaatgcaggagggaagtactgcacacagtaaatggcagaaaccCTTCgtagcatcaacatacagaggcatttggtgtgcaggtccacagttccctgaaagtgacaacacaagtTGATAAGGAGATCAAGAAGGCATCTGGGaacgtgcttgccttcattggtcagggatTGAGGATGAAACATTAACAAGTCATGTAGCAGTGGTGTGGTactttagtgaggccacatttgaaatattgtgtacagttctggtcaccacactaccagaaggatgtggaggctttggagagggttcagaaatggttgataaggatgttgcctggtgtagaGGGCATTAGCCATGAGGAGACAGTGGAAAAACTCAGTTTGTTTTCACTATAATTTAgtaggatgaggggtgacctgatagatgtttacaaattatgagaggcatggatagatggAGTCCTTAATGACAGTTCCTGGGTCACATcaatttaaggtaaaagggggtaagtttaaCAAAAATATGAGAGCCAAGtctaaattacccagagggtggtaagtgcctggaggaggtggtagaggtggagaCAATAGTAATGTTTAAGAGACGTCTTGACAATTGAGgaacagacagggaatagagagatactgACCACGTAGAGGCAAAAGGGTTTTAGTTAGAAAGGCATCACGTGtcagcacagtcttggtgggccgaagggcctgttcctggacacTACTCTCctttgttatttttaaatcagTCCTTTCTGTTCCCTGAGGGAGGTTAGTTCCTGTCATGAGGGTCTTAGCACATGGCATTTCATATCTACATCTGGTGCtcaaacccaccctcccctcggGGTCAAATACTGACCCCTGTAAGAATCTGATTGAGAATAAGACAAGACATTGTCAGTCAGGAACCCAGTGACCATCAAGAGCAAGACTGAAACAGCTCTGGGCTCAGCACGATATTGGCCATCTCAATCAGAAACCCCTCCAATGGTTGGGGTCAGAAAGAGCTGATCATTAGTGAGCCAGCAAGTGGAGTCTTCCTGAGCTTGAGCCCAAGGTGACACCTCTGGGCATAGAGGAGACAACTTtcattgcaggttccgggatgaTACCCAGGGTGACGTTCATAAAGACACAAAATCAATATTGACACATCTCATTAATCCACATTTTAAATTCTGTATTTGATTTCTGCCCTGGAATTGGAACACAAAAACTTTATTAAGtaccagagaaagtgctagaCCTGGGGGTGCAGGTTTgaaggagagcagagctgtaaccTGTTCACAGTGTGGCACAGTCATACTCCTGCATCTACACACCAATCCCACTAGGTGGAGCCTTGCAGTCTAGCACTGAGCTCTATTCCTGGATCAATGTCCTGAGAATTATCCAATTTATCACAATTTTCCTGAGTTTAAGCCAGGTGAACACCCCAGTAGCTGCATAGTGAACCCTCCAATCTTGTAGATCGTTGTGGTCAAGGGGAACCAACAGCATGGAATGTGGAGACAGAGCATTGATAAGCCTCGAACAAGTTGTATCCAAgacctctctcgcctccctcagggACATCGGGAATCCAACAGAACTGGCAGATCCTCTGTCCGTCTGATTCACTTGGGTAAATAATTACCTCACTGTCCGATTCCAAATTGGATGGAAGGCAAGAAAGCTTTATGTAGGTTGAGGTGAACAGTTATCCCAATAAACAGGTCTCTGCAGAGGGGATGGGCCACTTGGATTGATTTGTTATACTTTCGATCTaggatgggggggggtggggtgggggggggggggtggggatacTCTGAAGGTGGCCCTAAAATGTCCCTCCTGGGATCATCCTGCCCCTGCCGAGTTCCCTGCCCAGCGCGTTTTTTGTGGAAATTATGGCTCGACAAATCAGCACTTTCaatcagaaccttctcaagggtaataaaTATGAACAGTGGCATGGAATTATTTTAAATAGATTGTCAAATTGTCCTCAGGAGTGAACAATAAAAATTGACCTTGGAGGTTagcacacagtgggtggtatcaCATCAGCTGCGTGTTTGGGTCAGTTTGATGTTTATGCCTGTCAGAGTTGATGAAGCAAAGTATTGAGAGGGGAATGTACTGGCAATGGAACTGATCGAGCCCGTCCCATGTCACTCAACAACACAAAGGTCTCCACTTCAGTTCATTCTGCAGTACACTGTTTCCCTCCATCCAAAGACCTTCACCTTTTTGTCTATTTCAGGGAAAGTCCAAGATGAAATTGATCGGGTAATAGGAGCTGGTCGATTCCCGAGGACAGAAGACCAGAGACACATGCCCTACACTGAGGCTGTGATTCACGAAATCCAGAGGTTTGCCAACATTGTCCCCACGAACCTTCCTCATTCGACAACTGAGGACATGCATTTCCGAGGGTATTTCCTTCCAAAGGTATCAGAGATACAAGGCTTACTTTTCACAATTTGTGCCACTTGGAGCATTGTTCGAGACAAAAGAAACTGCAGGTTAACAAAATAAAccaacaggaggctggaaggacacagcaagtcaggcagcatcaggaggtggggaagtgggtgtttcgggtgtaacccttcttcaggactgggggtgggggtgaaggggtggggtggggaagggttttgggtggggagagagtcAGAGTGGTGAGGTACGAATAGGTGAACACAGGGGGAGGGCATCatctggttggtcgatgggaggaatgtatccagttggtagctggaaggaagggacGATCCTAGGAATGGAAGTgaaggggaggggctgggaagggagtcgggggatggagggggaggttatttgaaattggagaactcaacgaTGAGTCCTCCTGGCcataggctgcccaggcagaagatgaggtgttgttcctccaacttgTGGTCTGGCAATGGTAAAGGTTGAGGATGATCAtattggagagggagtgggaaggggaattaaaatggacagtgactgggaggtcaggtcggcCCCTGTGGGCCCAGTTGAGATGTTCAGTGAATAGTTCCTTACGTTTACATTTggcctccccagtgtagagaaggccacattgggaggacctgatgcagtaaactaggttggaagagaggcaggtgaacctctgtctgacctggaaggaatgtttggggccctggagggaggtgagggtggtggtgtaccagcaggttttgcaccttttccagcTGCAGGGGAGGTACCGTGGGTTGGATGTGGGGTGATGGGGATATGTTGGTGGGAaagtggcacaaaccaaggactgttgaaGGGAACGTTTTTTTCCGgagggcagagaggggtggggagggggagatgttCTTGGGGttgggtctagttggagttggccaacctgacctcccaaccaccgcctatttcaattccccttcccatacCCTCTCCGACATGTCCATTATCCTCCACCTCAACATtgagctctccaatttcaaacaacctcccttcccagaccctccccctctcttccactgctccctggCACCCGACCCACTTCCCTACCCAAAACCCTGCCCCACATCCACCccacctttatctgcagctcccctcacccccaccccagtcttgaagaagggttctACTTGGAACATTGTCACCATGGTAATAATATTATGGTGCTTTCTGAATAAATACAGGAACTGAGTTAGAAGGGAAACAAATTAAAAGGGGGAATTTCAATGTTGAGAATTGCTAATAAAAAAGTCACATCAAAGGTTCCCATCACACAACCTCAAAGGTGAAAAATGAGGCCATTTCTCCCATCTCATCTGTACTAGCTCTCTTTAGCATTTTGACAGACCCAAGCGTCTGCCTTTGCCCCATAAGCCATTGGTCCTATTGAAATAATCATCAAGTGCTCTCCTGAATGCCTCATGTGAACCTGCCTTGACCATACTTCATTCCAAACCCAGTCACTAACTGTGGGAAGAGGTTTGACTTTAAATCTCACCTCtcatttgtgatttttaaaatgcatcaaaTCGCACCTCACACTTGCTTTTTTCAAAATGTGGTTAAAATGTGCCGTCTGACTCTCAATCCTGTTACAAACACTTTGCACTCATCAATGAAAAGGGTAACATCATtgtaaatgaatgagaggagagtgctgattggttcgCCAGTAGACTCTGATTAGCAGAGGTCAAAGcaaatgcaccagttaatgatgactggCACTTAACTGCCAAGCTCTGTTTAAGTTTTAAACCGGGCAGGTTGACTATGATTCCTCTGTAGTGTGTACTGGAGAGAGGCAGGCacctattttattgaattgaacagGCACAATCTGCATACATGTTCCTTCTGTCAGCAAACAGCAGGGCCCTGTGCACTGATCTCCCCAACCCCCACTGCAGGTAAATGTGTCCCACTGTAGGCCAAGCGCAAATTGGATTTTAGGAACTGAGTTTCTTTAATCGTGGGGAAGAGGCGCTACATTTGACAATAAGGTGGAGACGGTTATAACCTGAGGTATCTAGTGAAACTAACAGGATCAGGGAGAAAACTGGGTTTTCCACATCCTGCATGAGTCACTCTCCATTAAACACAGGCACAGTGACACATTCAGAATGGCTTTCCATGTTTTTCAGGGAACGTACGTTATTCCTTTACTGACCTCGGTGCTGTACGATAAAACCCAATGGGAAAAGCCCCACCAGTTTAACCCGGCTCACTTCCTGGATGCTGATGGGAATTTTGTGAAGAGAGACGCCTTCATGCCTTTCTCTGCAGGTAACCGGTTGTAAAAGGGGCCGTGTGTTCTGTTACTAAAATATTCCCATTTCTGAAGTGAGGCAGCTGACTGTGGAGAGCCAGCTCTGATTTGAACTGGGAACAAGCTCCAAAATTTCACAATGAGTTGAGCTCCCCCATTTGCCTCTTACTTCATCCACggcatgtgggtgtcactggctgggcccagtatttattgcccgttcccgagtcgccccttgagaaggtggtggtgagctggcgtcttgacccgctgcagtccatgcgcTGTAGACAAATGTTGTTACAGAGGGAACTCCACGATTCTGagccagcgacactgaaggaatggggaTATGGAAAAGGCAGGCCAGTGGATGTGAAGAATGTGGGATgagccataatcctattgaatggcagaacagtctcaaggggccgaatggtctgctccAGTTCTTATTTCTCGTGGTCTTacggtcaggatggtgagtggttcggAGGGACTGTAGAGTTacaagaagccagctcaccaccaccttcccaacggGACAAAtcgggaatgggcaataaatgctgggcccagccagtgacgttcatgttccatgagtgaataaagaaaagggAAGTTAAATTCGAAGGCTATGACCAGTAATGTCAATTAATTCAGCTCAGGAGGTGCCACAGGTCCTGCCATCCCGTAGGAGTTTGGTGGGACCACACTCAgtcacagttttggtctctccgCCCAAGGAAGGGTAAAGTTACCTTAGAGAGAGTCACTGAGCTGGTTCCTGGAACAGGGTCTTGGTGCTCTATTCCTTAAAGACATTGAAATAAGAATAATTCTTCAGGCCCTGGAGAGGggatgtgtcatagagtcatagagatgtacagcatggaaacagaccctttggtccaacccgtccatgctgaccaggtatcccaatccaatctcgtctcacctgccagcacccggtccatatccctccaaacccttcctattcatatatccatccaaatgccccttaaatgttgcaattgtaccagcctccaccacatcctctggcagctcattccatacacgcaccaccttctgcccgttaggtcccttttatatctttcccctctcaccctaaacctatgccctctagttctgaactccctgaccccatggaaaagactttgcctatttaccctatccattgccCTCAGAATttttaaacctcaataaggtcacccctcagcctctggcgctccacggataacagtcccagcctgttcagcctctctctatagctcaaatcctccagccctgacaacatccttgtaaatcttttctgaaccctttcaagtttcacaacatctttctgataggaaggagaccagaattgcatgcaatattccaacagtggcctcaccaagtcctgtacaaccacaacatgacctcctaact
This region includes:
- the LOC132832681 gene encoding cytochrome P450 2K1-like, with amino-acid sequence MALLKLFPTDYTLALSLLALFLFLVVSLIRRRVPRNFPLGPTPLPLIGNLHQLDLKKLDWSLMGLAEKYGSVFSVELGPLKAVVLTGYDTVKDALVNHADQFSGRPHLPMYDAVSFRSGVIFSDGKLWRENRKFVISALRGFGMGKKSVEDRISEEASFLVNVFESHKGQPFETAQIMYLAVSNIICSIIFGDRFDYNNEVFIHLTSMVNENTRLLGTAPIHLVNSYPSLGFLIPSRRKMIQNQVKMHEIIEGFFKAAKETLSENSIQTLSEALILRHQQELGGEDLESKKKDIVVTIIDLFGAGTETTSTTLCWGLLLMVNYPEIQRKVQDEIDRVIGAGRFPRTEDQRHMPYTEAVIHEIQRFANIVPTNLPHSTTEDMHFRGYFLPKGTYVIPLLTSVLYDKTQWEKPHQFNPAHFLDADGNFVKRDAFMPFSAGRRVCAGEALAKVELFLFFTTLLQKFHFQAPPGVTDVDTSPRAGLVSNPKPHRVCAVSR